From Methanomassiliicoccales archaeon LGM-RCC1, one genomic window encodes:
- a CDS encoding cobalamin-dependent protein (Presence of a B(12) (cobalamin)-binding domain implies dependence on cobalamin itself, in one of its several forms, or in some unusual lineages, dependence on a cobalamin-like analog.), producing the protein MANEEILADLKTSVETWNIKLAQEATQKAIDAKMEIGTIIGEGLGKGMETIGVRFDKAEIYLPQVVAASKTMEAALNILKPLMESGEGNLKGTVVMGTVEGDIHEIGKNVCCAMLRGAGYNVIDLGPDASAMDFMDAAEENNASVCGGSALMTTTLESQRELVETIKEMEAPYKAIFGGAPCSKEWCDEIGADGYSETANEIIGLVDQLTGN; encoded by the coding sequence ATGGCAAATGAGGAAATTCTGGCGGATCTTAAGACATCCGTCGAGACTTGGAACATCAAACTTGCACAGGAAGCTACCCAGAAGGCAATCGACGCAAAGATGGAAATCGGAACCATCATCGGAGAGGGCCTCGGAAAGGGAATGGAGACCATCGGAGTCAGGTTCGACAAGGCAGAGATCTACCTACCCCAGGTCGTTGCAGCATCCAAGACAATGGAGGCAGCACTCAACATCCTCAAGCCTCTCATGGAGAGCGGAGAGGGCAACCTGAAGGGAACCGTCGTCATGGGAACCGTCGAGGGAGACATCCACGAGATCGGAAAGAACGTCTGCTGTGCAATGCTCAGGGGAGCAGGATACAATGTTATCGACCTCGGACCTGACGCATCCGCAATGGACTTCATGGACGCTGCTGAGGAGAACAACGCATCCGTCTGCGGTGGATCTGCACTCATGACCACCACCCTTGAATCCCAGAGAGAACTGGTAGAAACCATTAAAGAGATGGAAGCCCCCTATAAAGCCATATTCGGTGGAGCACCCTGCTCGAAAGAGTGGTGCGACGAAATCGGAGCAGACGGTTACTCTGAGACTGCAAACGAGATCATCGGACTCGTCGACCAGCTCACTGGAAACTGA
- the pylD gene encoding 3-methylornithyl-N6-L-lysine dehydrogenase PylD, with protein MTRLTPDLIEGVPDDKLDLDSRLMKMCGKTVKQLALEGAGVDHDVDFSKVRVAVVPITSGMGVISGFSKSVDAIVKRLGMDSYVTAGTDVNGFQQGILDKVDMIMMADDAMFVAYNVHEARSTNNSWGTAMGYAVALKNAADGVQGKDVLVIGAGLVGTEAVQILKGWGANVSVTDIKFEKAKALEQRFGVKALEDVEAALAAHKYILNAAPAIFPGRLIQEGAVISTPGVPHYFDEESRKKAKAIIHDPLEIGTAMMAVNSAMFSIKK; from the coding sequence ATGACAAGGCTAACACCCGATCTGATTGAAGGCGTACCCGATGACAAGCTGGACCTGGATTCCAGGCTGATGAAGATGTGCGGAAAGACCGTGAAGCAGCTGGCGCTGGAGGGTGCCGGAGTGGATCACGATGTGGATTTCTCCAAGGTCAGGGTCGCAGTCGTTCCCATCACGTCAGGAATGGGTGTAATCAGCGGATTCTCGAAATCGGTCGACGCCATCGTCAAGCGCCTGGGCATGGACAGCTATGTCACCGCAGGCACGGATGTGAACGGATTCCAGCAGGGGATCCTGGACAAGGTCGACATGATCATGATGGCCGACGATGCCATGTTCGTCGCATACAACGTCCATGAGGCCAGGAGCACCAACAATTCCTGGGGAACCGCCATGGGTTACGCCGTTGCTCTGAAGAATGCCGCTGACGGTGTCCAGGGCAAGGACGTCCTCGTCATCGGAGCGGGACTTGTCGGCACGGAAGCAGTCCAGATTCTCAAAGGATGGGGTGCTAACGTATCCGTCACGGATATCAAGTTCGAGAAGGCCAAAGCCCTTGAGCAGAGGTTCGGAGTAAAGGCATTGGAGGATGTGGAAGCGGCTCTGGCAGCTCACAAGTACATCCTCAATGCAGCCCCCGCAATCTTCCCCGGAAGGCTCATCCAGGAGGGAGCAGTCATCTCCACTCCGGGAGTGCCCCACTACTTCGATGAGGAGAGCAGGAAGAAGGCCAAAGCGATCATCCACGATCCCCTTGAGATAGGAACCGCCATGATGGCCGTAAACAGCGCCATGTTCTCGATTAAAAAGTGA
- a CDS encoding methylamine methyltransferase corrinoid protein reductive activase, whose translation MRYGIALDLGTSGFRCQAVELDSKKTVATAITERHPIPGMNVIDHVNYAIEVGEDLANGLMVTAVNNLFKELAIDLSKVETVAVCGNPFQLSLFQNIEIRDLAYAGKNKIEALGIVSPDRGGAIIDASSIGLIGMPNAKVIIPPAVTHEIGADAMAMMMMTDVLEVNEPCLVVDYGTNAEMALVVNGNIYTGSAAAGPALEGQQIERGMLAAPGALSEVIITDKGWRCIVLDDTIAPQEGDLIDPKTGKVLEEGPMHGKAVGITGTGVIAALANGMKTGLIQSSKIMTEDGFLTLQDGIKISSADVEEAGKAIGALRCGFLTLMDAAGLWVDDVKKAYMSGASGLYVDPIKAMEVGMVTPGATDITQFGNTSIGMARKIIFGEITMDELKAFAKKLLAQHVMFATSDIFKNIYSIEYSFWCGGMPFSEYNNMLGMYGIKPLPKLPDPETVAHRRLAVRDLPDTEDCKVHIITAGTVTTGKLDGCIDCHKCMKECPEKALTIVTKNGEQWAEVKTDKCGGTACRRCERVCPKTCLNTLKLRPVA comes from the coding sequence ATGAGATATGGAATTGCATTGGACTTGGGTACAAGCGGATTCCGTTGTCAGGCAGTGGAGCTCGACTCCAAGAAGACTGTCGCGACCGCGATCACGGAACGCCACCCTATCCCCGGTATGAATGTCATCGATCACGTCAACTATGCTATCGAGGTAGGAGAAGACCTTGCGAACGGATTGATGGTCACCGCCGTCAACAACCTGTTCAAGGAGCTTGCAATCGATCTGTCCAAGGTCGAGACCGTCGCTGTTTGCGGTAACCCCTTCCAGCTGTCGCTCTTCCAGAACATCGAGATCAGGGACCTCGCCTACGCCGGAAAGAACAAGATCGAGGCTCTCGGAATCGTCTCACCCGACAGGGGCGGAGCGATCATCGATGCGTCCTCCATCGGACTCATCGGTATGCCCAACGCCAAAGTCATCATACCTCCCGCGGTCACACACGAGATCGGTGCTGATGCAATGGCCATGATGATGATGACTGACGTCCTCGAGGTCAACGAGCCTTGTCTGGTCGTCGACTACGGAACGAACGCCGAGATGGCTCTGGTCGTCAACGGAAACATCTACACAGGATCCGCCGCTGCAGGACCTGCCCTCGAGGGACAGCAGATCGAGAGGGGAATGCTCGCAGCACCCGGGGCACTCAGCGAGGTCATTATCACAGACAAGGGATGGAGATGCATCGTCCTCGACGACACCATCGCACCCCAGGAGGGAGACCTCATCGATCCCAAGACCGGAAAGGTCCTCGAAGAGGGACCCATGCACGGCAAGGCCGTCGGAATCACCGGAACAGGAGTCATCGCTGCTCTCGCCAACGGAATGAAGACAGGACTCATCCAGAGCTCCAAGATCATGACCGAGGACGGATTCCTCACACTCCAGGACGGAATCAAGATCAGCTCGGCAGATGTGGAGGAAGCCGGTAAGGCCATCGGAGCCCTGCGTTGCGGATTCCTCACTCTGATGGATGCCGCCGGACTGTGGGTAGACGATGTGAAGAAGGCATACATGTCCGGAGCATCTGGACTTTATGTGGATCCCATCAAGGCCATGGAGGTCGGAATGGTAACGCCTGGTGCTACCGACATCACTCAGTTCGGAAACACCTCCATCGGAATGGCCAGGAAGATCATCTTCGGAGAGATCACCATGGATGAGCTGAAGGCATTCGCCAAGAAGCTCCTGGCGCAGCACGTCATGTTCGCTACTTCGGACATCTTCAAGAACATCTACTCCATCGAGTACTCCTTCTGGTGCGGAGGAATGCCCTTCAGCGAGTACAACAACATGCTCGGAATGTACGGCATCAAGCCGTTGCCCAAGCTCCCCGATCCAGAGACTGTCGCCCACAGGCGCCTCGCAGTCAGGGATCTGCCCGACACCGAGGACTGCAAGGTCCACATCATCACTGCAGGAACCGTTACCACCGGTAAACTGGACGGATGCATAGACTGCCACAAGTGCATGAAGGAGTGTCCCGAGAAGGCACTCACCATTGTCACCAAGAACGGCGAGCAGTGGGCAGAGGTCAAAACGGACAAGTGCGGTGGAACCGCTTGCAGGAGATGTGAGAGGGTCTGCCCCAAGACCTGTCTGAACACCCTCAAACTCAGGCCTGTAGCCTGA
- a CDS encoding pyridoxamine 5'-phosphate oxidase family protein — translation MSDFDTLCKQLEAMDTETFTEIFNELSVEVINEMAKITLDGGDALESYLQFILATVAADGKLSEEEFELLKPIFDMITEEDTTYQEGVSIFKNMGLDSPDAYKEIIDTMVDVIGLVSEKTKDDIIMLCLLVCAIDGEVTQKEKEWIAQLALPLTIDVTPMEYIDAFLTKAQVFTLATTDGDQPRMRILGLKLNLDDKIYFGVGTFKDVYKQLKANPKCEILASVGMDFLRWDGKAVFSDDPRLLPMLKAVMPELAQMYFDMGWSFGFFTLEGGSAEVVNVSNQKIKIF, via the coding sequence ATGAGCGATTTCGATACACTTTGCAAGCAGTTGGAAGCTATGGATACCGAGACTTTCACAGAGATCTTCAACGAGCTCTCCGTGGAAGTCATCAACGAAATGGCGAAGATCACACTCGATGGCGGAGATGCCTTGGAGTCCTACCTCCAGTTCATCCTGGCCACCGTGGCGGCCGATGGAAAGCTCTCCGAGGAGGAATTCGAGCTCTTGAAGCCCATCTTCGACATGATCACCGAGGAGGACACCACCTACCAGGAGGGAGTCTCGATCTTCAAGAACATGGGCCTGGACTCTCCGGATGCATACAAGGAAATCATCGACACCATGGTCGACGTCATCGGCCTGGTATCGGAGAAGACCAAGGACGACATCATCATGCTCTGTCTCCTGGTATGCGCCATCGACGGAGAGGTCACTCAGAAGGAGAAGGAGTGGATCGCACAGCTGGCCCTCCCCCTCACAATCGACGTCACCCCCATGGAGTACATCGATGCATTCCTGACCAAGGCCCAGGTATTCACCCTCGCCACAACGGACGGAGACCAGCCTAGGATGAGGATCTTGGGGCTCAAGCTGAACCTCGACGACAAGATCTACTTCGGTGTCGGAACCTTCAAGGACGTCTACAAGCAGCTGAAGGCCAACCCCAAATGCGAGATCCTCGCATCAGTAGGAATGGACTTCCTCCGCTGGGATGGAAAGGCCGTGTTCTCCGATGACCCCAGGCTCCTGCCGATGCTGAAGGCAGTCATGCCCGAGCTGGCGCAGATGTACTTCGACATGGGATGGTCCTTCGGATTCTTCACCCTCGAGGGCGGAAGCGCAGAGGTAGTCAACGTCAGCAACCAGAAGATCAAGATCTTCTGA
- the pylSc gene encoding pyrrolysine--tRNA(Pyl) ligase large subunit — translation MGVKFTDSQIQHLMEYGDVDWSDAEFDDAAARDKEFSSQFSKMKSANDKGLKDIIANPRNDLTDLENRIREKIKARGFIEVHTPIFVSKAALAKMTITEDHPLYKQVFWIDDKRALRPMHAMNLYKVMRELRDHTKGPVKIFEIGSCFRKESKSSTHLEEFTMLNLVEMGPDGDAMEHLKMYIGDIMDAVGLEYTTCREESDVYVETLDVEINGTEVASGAIGPHKLDPAHDVHEPWAGIGFGLERLLMMKTGRSNARKTGKSITYLNGYKLD, via the coding sequence ATGGGTGTAAAGTTCACTGATTCTCAGATCCAGCATCTGATGGAATATGGAGACGTCGATTGGTCCGACGCGGAGTTCGATGACGCCGCAGCGAGGGACAAGGAGTTCTCCAGTCAGTTCTCCAAGATGAAGTCGGCAAACGACAAGGGTCTGAAGGACATCATCGCCAACCCCCGCAATGACCTTACCGATCTGGAGAACAGGATCAGGGAGAAGATCAAGGCCAGGGGTTTCATCGAGGTGCACACCCCCATTTTCGTTTCCAAGGCCGCATTGGCAAAGATGACCATCACCGAGGACCACCCGCTGTACAAGCAGGTCTTCTGGATAGATGACAAGAGAGCTCTTAGGCCCATGCACGCCATGAACCTCTACAAGGTCATGAGGGAGCTCAGGGACCACACAAAAGGCCCCGTGAAGATATTCGAGATCGGATCATGCTTCAGGAAGGAGTCCAAGAGCTCCACCCACCTCGAGGAGTTCACGATGCTGAACCTGGTGGAGATGGGACCGGACGGAGATGCAATGGAGCATCTGAAGATGTACATCGGCGACATCATGGACGCTGTCGGACTCGAGTACACCACCTGCCGCGAGGAATCCGACGTCTACGTAGAGACACTAGACGTTGAGATCAACGGCACGGAGGTCGCATCCGGGGCCATCGGACCCCACAAGCTCGACCCCGCGCATGACGTCCATGAGCCTTGGGCAGGAATCGGTTTCGGTCTGGAGAGGCTCCTCATGATGAAGACAGGAAGGAGCAACGCCAGGAAGACCGGCAAGAGCATCACGTACCTGAACGGTTACAAATTGGATTGA
- a CDS encoding SMR family transporter: MELIGLAWVILGGVLEPLWVIGLKKYSEKHSKFWLLFTIAMMYASPSCLAFAMGEGFSVGIAYSLWTGLGSVFAVISGFVLFKERLDRIKIILVTMIIIGVVGLELSSVIG; this comes from the coding sequence ATGGAACTGATCGGGCTGGCTTGGGTCATATTGGGAGGTGTGCTAGAACCTCTTTGGGTCATAGGGCTCAAGAAGTACAGCGAGAAGCACTCCAAATTCTGGTTGCTCTTCACAATCGCAATGATGTACGCCAGCCCGTCATGTCTCGCTTTCGCGATGGGAGAGGGATTCTCAGTGGGGATCGCATACTCCCTTTGGACGGGACTCGGTTCTGTGTTCGCAGTCATATCCGGGTTCGTCCTCTTCAAGGAGAGGCTTGACCGCATCAAGATCATACTCGTGACCATGATCATCATAGGCGTGGTCGGTTTGGAATTGTCGTCGGTGATAGGATGA
- a CDS encoding 4Fe-4S binding protein — protein sequence MPKIIESECVSCGACADACPSGAITIGDVAVIDASVCTDCGACIDECPSGAIE from the coding sequence ATGCCCAAAATCATTGAATCAGAGTGTGTCTCATGCGGAGCATGTGCAGATGCTTGCCCCTCAGGCGCTATCACCATCGGTGACGTCGCAGTCATCGACGCCAGTGTTTGCACCGACTGCGGAGCATGCATCGACGAGTGCCCCTCAGGCGCTATCGAGTGA
- the pylC gene encoding 3-methylornithine--L-lysine ligase PylC: MRIAIVGGALQGMEAVLLAKAAGYETVVLDRKASAPAMSLCDEPIVLDPTKDAEAALEVFKGCDAVIPACEEMDLLTTLDSIKGRMDAPLLFDLASYNISSSKNKSNNIMASVGVPLPEPWPYCGYPAIVKPASQSGSIGVTVAHNEHDLENGLQIVRGLGDEPVIQEFVHGKSVSIEVIGNGETAKSYVTTEVCLDSNYDCKMVRCNPNIMSDEDCRKFADIGKDVAEAIKLNALMDVEAILTPKGLRVLEIDARIPSQTPAAIEAATGVNLLEELTTTALGKPKDRKAEEGCSIYRHVYLKDGVLRSSGEKEFGHVVKPRFEKGLFGADNTISDYENGKEEWHATLIVKGRTEQEVDQKCDACIQRILDECSIERFLDGTPEMI; the protein is encoded by the coding sequence ATGAGGATCGCAATAGTCGGCGGGGCCCTTCAGGGCATGGAAGCGGTTCTACTGGCCAAGGCCGCCGGTTACGAGACCGTCGTCCTGGATAGGAAGGCATCCGCCCCGGCAATGTCATTGTGCGACGAACCGATAGTCTTAGACCCCACCAAGGATGCGGAAGCTGCGTTGGAGGTCTTCAAAGGATGCGATGCGGTGATTCCCGCATGCGAGGAGATGGATCTCCTGACAACGCTGGACTCGATCAAAGGACGCATGGATGCTCCTCTTCTGTTCGACCTAGCATCATACAACATCTCGAGTTCGAAGAACAAATCGAACAACATCATGGCGTCGGTTGGAGTACCTCTTCCGGAACCCTGGCCGTACTGCGGCTATCCTGCTATTGTGAAACCAGCATCCCAGAGCGGAAGCATCGGTGTCACGGTAGCCCATAACGAGCACGACCTCGAGAACGGTCTGCAGATCGTCAGGGGCCTGGGAGACGAACCGGTCATCCAGGAGTTCGTCCACGGCAAGAGCGTCTCAATCGAGGTGATCGGCAACGGTGAGACCGCAAAATCATACGTCACCACCGAGGTCTGCCTCGATTCCAACTATGACTGCAAGATGGTCCGCTGCAACCCCAACATAATGTCCGATGAGGACTGCAGGAAGTTCGCGGATATCGGAAAGGATGTTGCTGAAGCGATAAAGCTCAATGCACTCATGGATGTGGAAGCCATCCTCACACCCAAAGGACTCCGTGTGCTGGAGATCGATGCCCGTATCCCCAGCCAGACCCCCGCGGCCATCGAGGCGGCTACAGGAGTCAATCTCTTGGAGGAGCTGACCACCACCGCCCTTGGCAAGCCCAAGGACAGGAAGGCCGAGGAAGGATGCTCAATCTACCGTCACGTGTACCTCAAGGACGGTGTCCTGAGGTCGAGCGGAGAGAAGGAGTTCGGACATGTGGTGAAACCGAGGTTCGAGAAGGGACTGTTCGGTGCTGACAACACCATTTCCGATTATGAAAACGGTAAGGAGGAGTGGCATGCCACCCTCATCGTCAAAGGAAGGACGGAGCAGGAGGTAGACCAGAAATGCGATGCCTGCATCCAGAGGATCCTTGACGAATGTTCTATTGAGAGGTTCCTCGACGGAACCCCGGAGATGATCTGA
- a CDS encoding HAD family hydrolase — translation MASPEAVRMFEGIKAVGFDLDGTFLNTHVDYGKINMADQNACARHGIPFDQLVFTTEKRLRRPILDWLAANGRADEFSAISKEIDSDLNSIELEFVDEARLFPGSLECVRQLKSMGLKVGLLTRGSHRYGVTALTNAGVIDCFDAVVGRDYADYDDAKPSPKAMVYFAEELGVQPSEILYLGDNKTDYHSARDAGAVFVGVCSGSMTREEWLKEDPNMITVQYAGDVIGLL, via the coding sequence GTGGCCTCCCCAGAGGCAGTGAGGATGTTCGAAGGAATCAAGGCAGTCGGATTCGATCTGGACGGGACCTTCCTGAACACTCATGTCGACTACGGCAAGATCAATATGGCTGACCAGAACGCCTGTGCTAGGCACGGTATCCCGTTCGATCAGCTGGTGTTCACAACAGAGAAGAGATTGAGGAGACCCATCCTTGATTGGCTCGCTGCCAACGGACGTGCTGATGAATTTTCGGCCATCTCTAAGGAGATCGACTCGGATCTGAACAGCATAGAGTTGGAATTCGTGGATGAGGCGAGGCTTTTCCCCGGTTCTCTGGAATGCGTAAGACAGCTGAAATCCATGGGGCTTAAGGTCGGTCTCCTCACCAGGGGCAGTCATCGCTACGGAGTGACCGCTCTTACCAATGCAGGGGTGATCGACTGTTTCGATGCTGTCGTAGGCAGGGATTATGCCGACTACGACGACGCCAAACCTTCACCCAAGGCGATGGTGTATTTCGCTGAGGAACTGGGCGTCCAGCCCTCCGAGATCCTCTATCTGGGAGACAACAAGACGGATTATCATTCCGCCAGGGATGCTGGCGCTGTATTCGTGGGCGTCTGCTCCGGGTCTATGACCAGGGAAGAATGGCTTAAAGAGGATCCGAACATGATCACAGTGCAATACGCCGGTGACGTCATCGGCCTATTGTGA
- the pylB gene encoding methylornithine synthase PylB: MIADIVAKGEKEGKLSVGEIFQLMSVSDKDELDCLFSAARRVRDKHFGRKIFTYGFVYFSTYCKNNCTFCYYRTTNNGIDRYRKTKEEIVELSASLKDAGINLSDLTMGEDPQMYKDGYKNLLEIISAVHDEVGINIMASPGALPQEMFAKVRDAGADWYACYQETYNRQLFKSLRLNQSFDDRRNQKIWAMEAGLLAEDGMMIGLGENVRDRAETIAEMSSLGCGQVRAMTFVPQVGTPMQDFTPYDSTEELKAIAIMRLLNQDNLIPCSLDVEGIAGLKTRINAGANVVTSIVPPSKHLAGVAQHELDIENGNRSVEHVFELLEDMGHHHASSAEYQSFLNAHRPKRVA; the protein is encoded by the coding sequence ATGATAGCGGACATCGTCGCAAAGGGAGAGAAGGAAGGAAAGCTATCTGTAGGCGAGATCTTCCAGCTGATGTCCGTATCGGACAAGGACGAACTGGACTGCCTGTTCTCAGCTGCACGCAGGGTAAGGGACAAGCACTTCGGCAGGAAGATCTTCACATACGGTTTCGTCTACTTCTCCACCTACTGCAAGAACAACTGCACTTTCTGCTATTACAGGACCACCAACAACGGCATCGACAGATACCGCAAGACCAAGGAGGAGATCGTGGAGCTGTCGGCAAGCCTGAAGGATGCAGGTATCAACCTCTCTGATCTCACCATGGGCGAGGACCCCCAGATGTACAAGGACGGTTACAAGAACCTCCTTGAGATAATCTCCGCTGTGCACGACGAGGTCGGCATCAACATCATGGCCTCCCCCGGAGCCCTGCCTCAGGAGATGTTCGCGAAGGTGCGCGACGCCGGGGCTGACTGGTACGCATGCTACCAGGAGACCTACAACAGGCAGCTTTTCAAATCACTGAGGCTCAACCAGAGCTTCGACGACCGCAGGAACCAGAAGATCTGGGCCATGGAGGCAGGACTGCTGGCCGAGGACGGTATGATGATCGGACTCGGAGAGAACGTCAGGGACCGTGCGGAGACCATCGCAGAGATGAGCTCCCTGGGATGCGGTCAGGTCCGCGCCATGACGTTCGTCCCCCAGGTGGGAACGCCCATGCAGGATTTCACGCCCTACGATTCCACCGAGGAGCTGAAGGCCATCGCCATCATGAGGCTCCTGAACCAGGACAATCTCATCCCCTGCAGCCTCGACGTTGAAGGCATCGCAGGTCTAAAGACAAGGATCAACGCCGGAGCCAACGTGGTCACGTCCATAGTTCCTCCGAGCAAGCATCTCGCTGGTGTGGCGCAGCACGAGCTGGACATCGAGAACGGAAACCGTTCCGTCGAGCACGTGTTCGAGCTTCTCGAGGACATGGGCCACCACCACGCATCATCTGCGGAATACCAATCATTCCTGAACGCACACCGCCCGAAGAGAGTGGCCTGA
- a CDS encoding YcaO-related McrA-glycine thioamidation protein, which produces MMLQRCPKCSKETGIRVIPTQETLDRVLPLLDKAGMGVPEDITATDNLGIPVFSIDRQKTALGKPKYYNGKGPTVEQAKASAIMEAIERYSAEQREDDEVVYGSYNEASEVMMTCNPVDMILPLRVLDMYNRNTEIAWVEAFEMFRGCPIWVPACAVYYPYYPEDDLQLFSFHTNGLASGNTIEEAILHALFEDIERDAWSIAEYNDRANADVLIRDQDSVPAKLIKKFNDQGVEIHLKDLTSDIGIPTIGAAADDVRTKDPEMLTIGVGTHLNPEIAAVRAITEVAQSRTTHKHGMKINAQLQKATIEMGYEKIKKLNHMWFSEHPKKVYLEDMKDRSTDYVLDDIEVVLQSLMDAGFDQVICADLTRPELGVPSVRMIVPGLEVCTMDPEREGGRLRGMWPPQRQ; this is translated from the coding sequence ATGATGCTGCAGCGCTGTCCGAAATGCTCTAAGGAGACGGGGATCAGAGTCATCCCCACACAAGAGACCCTCGATAGGGTGCTTCCCCTGCTGGACAAGGCCGGCATGGGTGTTCCCGAGGACATCACCGCGACAGACAACCTCGGCATACCCGTATTCTCCATCGACAGACAGAAGACCGCCCTAGGCAAACCCAAGTACTACAACGGAAAGGGCCCGACCGTGGAGCAGGCCAAGGCATCAGCGATAATGGAGGCCATCGAGAGGTACTCCGCAGAGCAGAGAGAGGATGATGAGGTCGTATACGGATCCTACAACGAGGCATCGGAGGTCATGATGACCTGCAACCCCGTGGACATGATCCTCCCGCTGAGGGTGCTCGACATGTACAACAGGAACACGGAGATTGCATGGGTCGAGGCATTCGAGATGTTCAGAGGATGCCCCATCTGGGTGCCCGCATGCGCCGTGTACTATCCGTATTACCCCGAGGACGATCTGCAGCTCTTCAGCTTCCACACAAACGGATTGGCCTCAGGAAACACAATAGAGGAAGCTATCCTGCATGCGCTGTTCGAGGACATCGAGAGGGATGCATGGAGCATAGCCGAGTACAACGACCGTGCCAATGCCGATGTCCTCATCAGGGACCAGGATTCAGTGCCTGCCAAGCTCATCAAGAAGTTCAATGACCAGGGTGTGGAGATCCACCTCAAGGACCTCACATCCGATATCGGTATCCCCACCATCGGTGCGGCAGCAGATGATGTCAGGACCAAGGACCCCGAGATGCTCACCATCGGAGTTGGAACGCATCTCAACCCTGAGATCGCGGCCGTGAGGGCCATCACCGAGGTAGCTCAGAGCAGGACCACGCACAAGCACGGTATGAAGATCAACGCCCAGCTCCAGAAAGCAACCATCGAGATGGGATACGAGAAGATCAAGAAACTCAACCACATGTGGTTCTCCGAGCACCCCAAGAAGGTGTACCTGGAGGATATGAAGGACAGATCGACTGATTATGTCCTCGACGACATCGAGGTCGTGCTCCAGAGTCTGATGGATGCGGGGTTCGACCAAGTCATTTGCGCAGACCTCACCCGCCCCGAGCTTGGAGTCCCTTCGGTGAGGATGATCGTGCCCGGACTTGAGGTCTGCACGATGGATCCCGAGAGGGAGGGCGGAAGGCTGAGAGGCATGTGGCCTCCCCAGAGGCAGTGA
- a CDS encoding SMR family transporter, producing MNKLWLYIFIGGIFETLWATTMSFSNVFTDPFWTIVTILILPISVIFLYKALDGGLPSGQSYSVWVGIGAIGAVIVSIIMGDVPNLMGFFFLGVLIAGVIGLNLVSE from the coding sequence ATGAACAAGCTTTGGCTCTACATATTCATAGGCGGGATATTCGAGACCCTCTGGGCCACCACGATGAGCTTCTCTAACGTCTTCACGGATCCCTTTTGGACCATAGTCACCATACTCATTCTGCCCATCAGCGTGATATTCCTGTACAAGGCGCTGGACGGCGGGCTGCCATCGGGACAGTCCTATTCCGTGTGGGTCGGTATTGGTGCCATCGGAGCTGTCATCGTCAGCATCATCATGGGCGACGTACCTAACCTCATGGGATTCTTTTTCCTGGGCGTCCTTATAGCTGGAGTCATAGGACTGAACCTGGTCTCAGAATGA